In Hyphomicrobiales bacterium, the following are encoded in one genomic region:
- a CDS encoding histone deacetylase, giving the protein MRVYWSDRFDQAFGGDRRFPHGKYARLRQRLLSEGILDEGMLLRSPLATTAELCAAHTTDYVEAVLSGTLDARALRRIGFSWSSALVERARTSVGGTLAAAREALGTGCSGQLAGGTHHAHADFGSGYCVFNDQAVAARVLLGEGRVQRVAILDLDVHQGDGNSAILGGDPRVFVASVHGERNFPFRKVPGDLDIGLEDGAEDRAYLAACGDALDAVVGFRPDIILYQAGVDALAEDRLGRLSVTHEGLCRRDEMVVGRARSTGVALSIAIGGGYCDPIEPTVVANAQTFRLARLMLG; this is encoded by the coding sequence ATGCGGGTCTACTGGTCCGATCGCTTCGATCAGGCATTCGGCGGCGACCGGCGCTTTCCGCACGGGAAGTACGCACGGCTGCGCCAGCGCCTCCTATCGGAGGGCATTCTCGATGAAGGGATGCTCTTGCGATCGCCGCTGGCAACGACAGCTGAGCTTTGCGCCGCGCACACGACCGACTACGTCGAAGCGGTTCTTTCCGGCACGCTCGATGCCAGAGCCCTCCGGCGGATCGGGTTCAGCTGGTCGAGTGCCCTCGTCGAGCGGGCGAGGACGAGCGTCGGGGGCACGCTCGCCGCCGCAAGGGAGGCGCTCGGGACGGGTTGCTCGGGCCAGCTCGCCGGCGGCACGCACCACGCGCACGCCGATTTCGGCTCGGGCTATTGCGTTTTCAACGATCAGGCGGTGGCCGCTCGCGTGCTGCTGGGCGAGGGACGCGTGCAGCGGGTGGCGATACTCGACCTCGACGTGCATCAGGGGGACGGGAACAGCGCCATTCTCGGTGGCGATCCGCGCGTGTTCGTTGCGAGCGTGCATGGCGAGCGGAATTTCCCGTTCCGCAAGGTGCCTGGCGACCTCGATATCGGCCTCGAGGACGGGGCCGAGGATCGTGCCTATCTCGCCGCGTGTGGCGACGCACTCGATGCGGTTGTGGGATTCCGGCCGGACATCATCCTCTATCAGGCCGGCGTCGATGCGCTCGCCGAGGACCGGTTGGGCCGTCTTTCGGTGACCCACGAGGGTCTTTGCCGGCGCGATGAGATGGTGGTTGGCAGAGCGCGGTCGACAGGGGTAGCATTGAGTATCGCGATCGGCGGTGGGTATTGCGATCCGATCGAACCGACTGTGGTGGCCAATGCTCAGACATTCCGCTTGGCGCGTCTGATGCTCGGGTGA
- a CDS encoding FAD-dependent oxidoreductase translates to MKNHVQAVVIGGGVVGCSVLYHLTKAGWKDVMLIERSELTSGSSWHAAGGFHTLNGDPNVAKLQAYTVSLYDELEKISGQSCSLHLTGGIQLAGTKERMEWLANTVSRGRYLGMDLAIISPKEAKEMMPLIDERHFIGALWDPIEGHLDPSGTTHAYAKAARIGGAEIVLRNRVTELVQREDGTWDVVTEQGTVHAEHVVNAAGLWAREVGRMVGLELPVLAMEHTYLLTEDMPEVASINKSTGKEIIGAIDFEGEIYVRQERQGMLMGTYEKACKPWSPVTTPWDFGHELLPDDFERIAPSLEVGFKHFPAFEKAGIKKAVNGPFTFAPDGNPLVGPVRGLRNYWVACGVMAGFSQGGGVGLALSNWMVNDDPGFDVWGMDVARYGDWATLGYTNEKVKENYSRRFRIRFPNEELPAARPTHTTPLYDRFVAQGAVMGDSWALETPLWFAPKGVEPVDIVSFRRSNDFQHVKAECELVRDAVGITEIANFAKYRITGRGAEAWLSHLMTNRMPKTGKLVLTPMLNHQGKLIGDFTIAKLGEGEFRMFGSTAAQIHHMRWFERHLPGDGSVTVDCLGQGLVGLSIAGPRSRELLARVTHQDVSNAAFPFMSFRRMDVAGVPTLTGRISYTGDLGYEIWVEPAYERRLYDRLMAAGADLGLGNFGMRALLSMRLEKNFPTWFRELRPIYGPFEAAMDRFIDLRKNDFVGRAAAQKEKEVGPSLMRLSWRVDADDADVIGDEAVWHDGKVVGWVTSGGYGHRVGASLAQGYVPAGLAGDLGQGAFEIEILGDRRKATVCPEPLFDPTGARMRS, encoded by the coding sequence ATGAAGAACCATGTCCAGGCCGTCGTGATCGGCGGCGGCGTCGTCGGATGCTCGGTGCTCTACCATCTGACGAAGGCGGGGTGGAAAGACGTCATGCTGATCGAGCGCTCGGAGCTGACGTCCGGTTCGAGCTGGCACGCCGCGGGCGGCTTCCACACGCTCAATGGCGATCCGAACGTCGCCAAGCTGCAGGCCTACACCGTCTCTCTCTACGACGAACTCGAGAAGATCTCAGGCCAGTCGTGCAGCCTGCACTTGACCGGCGGCATCCAGCTCGCCGGCACCAAGGAGCGGATGGAGTGGCTCGCCAACACCGTTTCGCGCGGGCGCTACCTCGGCATGGATCTGGCGATCATATCGCCGAAGGAGGCCAAGGAGATGATGCCCCTCATCGACGAGCGGCATTTCATCGGCGCGCTCTGGGATCCGATCGAGGGCCATCTTGATCCCTCCGGCACGACGCATGCCTATGCCAAGGCAGCGCGCATCGGGGGAGCGGAAATCGTGCTGCGCAATCGCGTCACGGAGCTCGTGCAGCGCGAGGACGGCACCTGGGATGTCGTCACCGAGCAGGGCACTGTGCATGCCGAGCACGTCGTCAATGCCGCCGGTCTCTGGGCGCGCGAGGTCGGGCGGATGGTCGGCCTCGAATTGCCGGTGCTGGCCATGGAGCACACCTACCTCCTCACCGAGGACATGCCGGAGGTCGCGTCGATCAACAAGTCGACCGGCAAGGAGATCATAGGGGCGATCGACTTCGAAGGGGAGATCTATGTCCGCCAGGAGCGGCAGGGCATGCTGATGGGGACCTACGAGAAGGCCTGCAAGCCGTGGTCGCCGGTGACGACGCCGTGGGATTTCGGCCACGAGTTGCTGCCGGACGATTTCGAGCGCATCGCGCCCTCCCTCGAGGTCGGGTTCAAGCATTTTCCCGCTTTCGAGAAGGCGGGCATCAAGAAGGCGGTCAATGGGCCGTTCACGTTCGCGCCGGACGGAAATCCCCTCGTCGGACCGGTGCGGGGGCTGCGCAATTATTGGGTCGCGTGCGGGGTCATGGCGGGCTTCAGCCAGGGCGGCGGGGTGGGCCTCGCGCTCTCGAATTGGATGGTCAACGATGATCCGGGGTTCGATGTCTGGGGCATGGACGTCGCGCGCTATGGCGACTGGGCGACGCTCGGCTACACCAACGAGAAGGTGAAAGAAAATTATTCGCGGCGCTTCCGCATCCGGTTCCCGAACGAGGAGTTGCCGGCAGCCCGTCCGACGCACACGACGCCGCTTTACGACCGCTTCGTTGCGCAGGGTGCCGTCATGGGCGACAGCTGGGCGCTCGAGACGCCGCTCTGGTTCGCGCCCAAGGGCGTCGAGCCGGTCGATATCGTCTCGTTCCGACGGTCCAACGATTTCCAGCACGTCAAAGCCGAGTGCGAGCTGGTGCGCGATGCGGTGGGCATCACCGAGATCGCGAACTTCGCCAAGTACCGCATCACGGGCCGGGGGGCGGAGGCCTGGCTCTCGCACCTCATGACCAACCGCATGCCGAAGACGGGCAAGCTCGTACTGACGCCGATGCTCAATCACCAGGGCAAGCTGATCGGTGATTTCACGATCGCCAAGCTCGGCGAGGGGGAGTTCCGCATGTTCGGCTCGACGGCGGCGCAAATCCACCACATGCGCTGGTTCGAACGGCACCTGCCGGGCGACGGGAGCGTGACGGTCGACTGCCTCGGCCAGGGCCTCGTCGGCCTTTCGATCGCCGGACCGCGATCGCGCGAGCTTCTGGCGCGGGTGACGCACCAAGACGTCTCGAATGCGGCATTCCCGTTCATGAGCTTCAGGCGCATGGACGTGGCCGGTGTTCCGACGTTGACGGGCCGGATCAGCTATACGGGCGACCTCGGCTATGAAATCTGGGTGGAGCCGGCCTACGAGCGCCGGCTCTACGACCGTCTGATGGCGGCGGGCGCCGATCTCGGCCTCGGCAATTTCGGGATGCGGGCGCTGCTTTCGATGCGGCTCGAGAAGAACTTCCCGACCTGGTTCCGCGAACTCAGACCCATCTACGGACCGTTCGAGGCGGCCATGGACCGCTTCATCGACCTTCGCAAGAACGACTTCGTCGGGCGGGCGGCGGCGCAAAAGGAAAAGGAGGTCGGGCCGAGCCTGATGCGGCTCTCCTGGCGCGTCGATGCCGACGACGCCGACGTCATCGGCGACGAAGCGGTCTGGCACGACGGCAAGGTGGTCGGCTGGGTGACCTCGGGTGGCTACGGGCACCGGGTCGGCGCCTCGCTCGCGCAAGGTTACGTGCCGGCCGGGCTGGCGGGCGACCTCGGCCAAGGGGCGTTCGAGATCGAAATCCTCGGTGACCGGCGCAAGGCGACGGTCTGCCCCGAGCCGCTGTTCGATCCGACGGGCGCGCGCATGCGTTCCTGA